The following proteins come from a genomic window of Flavobacteriaceae bacterium MAR_2010_188:
- a CDS encoding Acyl-CoA-binding protein produces the protein MINSSLDKEFEEAVDKINHHTERLPADFLLRLYAYYKKATNNYNRPSSKEAIINAFKTNALFQIKDISQEEAKSIYIELVNDYFIKNQKN, from the coding sequence ATGATCAACTCTTCCTTAGACAAAGAATTTGAAGAGGCAGTCGACAAAATTAACCATCACACCGAGCGACTACCAGCTGACTTCTTGTTGAGGCTTTACGCCTATTATAAAAAAGCTACTAACAACTACAACAGACCAAGTAGCAAGGAAGCTATTATCAATGCTTTTAAAACAAATGCTCTCTTTCAAATTAAGGATATCTCACAAGAAGAAGCAAAAAGTATTTACATAGAATTGGTAAATGATTATTTCATAAAAAATCAGAAAAATTAG
- a CDS encoding phosphatidylserine decarboxylase, translating into MFHKEGFKIIFITLVIVVASIFLVDSFIDTPWLRTALMVAIIVLFLLVLQFFRNPRRITQLHDNHAVSPVDGKVVVIEEVEENEFFKDKRIQVSVFMSPINVHVTRYPIGGKVVYSKYHPGKYLVAWHPKASEENERTTVVVENESFGKVLYRQIAGAMAKRIVNYAKVSSEVIQGKDSGFIKFGSRVDLFLPLDSDIKVSLNQKVKGGTTVIAERK; encoded by the coding sequence ATGTTTCATAAAGAAGGATTTAAGATAATTTTCATAACCTTGGTAATCGTAGTAGCCTCCATTTTTTTGGTTGACTCTTTCATTGATACCCCTTGGTTACGCACAGCATTGATGGTTGCTATTATTGTACTTTTTTTATTGGTGCTTCAATTTTTTCGAAATCCAAGACGTATTACTCAGCTTCATGACAACCATGCGGTTTCTCCTGTAGATGGTAAAGTAGTCGTTATTGAAGAAGTTGAAGAAAACGAATTCTTTAAGGACAAACGTATACAAGTTTCTGTTTTTATGTCTCCTATAAATGTGCATGTAACTCGGTATCCTATTGGTGGAAAAGTTGTCTATAGCAAATATCATCCAGGAAAATACTTGGTCGCCTGGCATCCTAAAGCCAGTGAAGAAAATGAAAGAACGACCGTTGTTGTTGAAAATGAATCTTTCGGAAAGGTATTATACAGACAAATCGCAGGCGCCATGGCGAAGAGAATCGTTAACTATGCCAAAGTAAGTTCGGAAGTCATACAAGGTAAGGATTCTGGCTTTATTAAATTTGGTAGCCGGGTAGATCTCTTTTTACCATTGGATTCTGATATTAAAGTGAGCTTGAATCAGAAAGTAAAAGGTGGTACCACGGTTATTGCCGAAAGAAAATGA
- a CDS encoding phosphatidate cytidylyltransferase → MSDLRIRAVSGFLYIALLIASLFSLHAFIILFYFFGIVCLVEFNRLIQLKRNYPYVVFTFLYLGFGYWQFFSESNYIVKDLLQIIHVIAIFVELLLIKDLFSLKTIPLFQSKRFIITTFYVSSAFVFLVSISTMNNEFSPWIILGAFILVWTNDSFAYIVGKNFGRQKLFPRISPKKTVEGFLGGLFFSCIASLIIAEFTKTLPFNHWLFLGIIISVFGTLGDLIESKFKRQANVKDSGVIMPGHGGLLDRLDSIIFASPFIYMFLKLMSDVS, encoded by the coding sequence ATGAGCGACCTTCGAATACGAGCAGTTTCTGGTTTTCTATACATCGCCCTTTTAATAGCATCTCTCTTTTCACTACACGCATTTATTATTCTTTTTTATTTTTTTGGAATCGTTTGTTTAGTAGAATTCAACAGGCTAATCCAACTAAAAAGAAATTATCCCTACGTTGTTTTCACTTTTCTTTACTTAGGATTTGGATATTGGCAGTTCTTTTCAGAATCTAATTACATTGTGAAGGATTTGCTTCAAATCATTCACGTAATCGCCATATTTGTTGAACTTCTTTTGATCAAGGATTTATTTTCTCTAAAAACAATTCCTTTATTTCAGTCGAAACGATTCATCATCACCACGTTTTATGTATCTAGCGCCTTCGTTTTCTTAGTTTCGATTTCTACTATGAACAATGAATTCTCACCTTGGATTATTTTAGGTGCTTTTATACTTGTTTGGACAAACGATTCGTTTGCTTATATTGTAGGTAAGAATTTCGGAAGACAAAAGCTGTTCCCGAGAATTTCACCAAAGAAAACGGTTGAAGGTTTTTTGGGAGGATTGTTTTTCTCTTGTATTGCGAGTTTAATCATTGCAGAATTCACAAAAACGCTTCCCTTTAATCATTGGCTATTTTTAGGTATCATTATTAGTGTTTTTGGTACTCTTGGTGACTTGATAGAATCAAAATTTAAACGCCAGGCAAACGTTAAGGATAGCGGTGTTATCATGCCAGGCCACGGAGGTTTATTAGATCGCTTGGATAGTATAATCTTTGCTTCACCATTTATTTATATGTTTTTAAAACTCATGTCAGATGTTTCATAA
- a CDS encoding citrate synthase, producing MSDKATVEVNNKKYDFPVITGTENEQAIDIKSFRGDTNGVITLDPGFKNTGACESAITFLDGEKGILRYRGYSIEELAEKASFLEVSYLLIFGELPTTDQLNKFHKDIKAQSVVDDDIKKIVDAFPKSAHPMGVLSSLTSALTAFNPTSVNVESEQEMYNAIVKLLGKFPVLVAWTMRKKQGMPLDYGDSTMGYVENVLKMMFKKPNETYDMDPILVEALDKLLILHADHEQNCSTSTVRIVGSSHAGMFASIAAGISALWGPLHGGANQAVLEMLEAIKADGGDTKKYMSKAKDKNDPFRLMGFGHRVYKNFDPRAKIIKKAADEVLGNLGVEDPILDIAKGLEKEALEDDYFVQRKLYPNVDFYSGIIYRAMGIPVEMFTVMFALGRLPGWIAQWREMRLNKEPIGRPRQVYVGENLRSFVSIEKR from the coding sequence ATGTCGGACAAAGCAACTGTAGAAGTCAATAATAAAAAATACGATTTTCCTGTCATTACAGGGACCGAAAATGAGCAAGCAATAGATATAAAATCCTTTAGAGGAGATACCAATGGTGTTATTACTTTGGACCCAGGTTTTAAAAATACCGGTGCTTGTGAAAGTGCTATAACTTTTTTAGACGGTGAAAAAGGGATTCTAAGATATAGAGGTTATTCTATCGAAGAGCTCGCTGAAAAGGCAAGTTTCCTAGAAGTTTCTTATTTATTGATTTTTGGGGAGCTTCCTACCACCGACCAATTAAATAAATTTCATAAAGACATAAAAGCACAATCTGTTGTTGATGATGACATCAAAAAAATTGTAGATGCTTTTCCTAAGAGTGCTCATCCTATGGGTGTTCTTTCTTCTTTAACAAGTGCGCTAACTGCTTTTAACCCAACTTCGGTTAACGTAGAGTCCGAACAAGAGATGTACAATGCCATCGTTAAGTTACTTGGAAAATTCCCGGTTCTTGTTGCATGGACAATGAGGAAAAAACAAGGGATGCCTTTGGATTATGGGGATAGTACTATGGGTTATGTAGAGAATGTGCTTAAGATGATGTTTAAGAAGCCGAACGAGACTTATGATATGGATCCGATATTAGTTGAAGCGTTAGATAAGCTTTTAATTCTTCATGCTGATCATGAGCAAAATTGCTCTACTTCGACAGTACGGATAGTAGGGTCATCTCATGCTGGGATGTTCGCTTCTATTGCAGCGGGCATTTCTGCACTTTGGGGACCATTGCACGGTGGTGCAAATCAAGCTGTGCTAGAGATGCTGGAAGCCATTAAAGCGGATGGTGGCGATACTAAAAAATATATGTCGAAGGCAAAAGATAAAAATGATCCATTCAGACTTATGGGCTTTGGTCATAGAGTTTATAAAAACTTTGATCCTCGAGCTAAGATTATTAAAAAGGCTGCAGATGAAGTTTTAGGGAATCTAGGAGTTGAAGACCCAATCCTTGACATTGCAAAAGGATTAGAGAAAGAAGCGCTTGAAGATGATTACTTCGTACAAAGAAAATTATACCCTAACGTAGATTTCTATTCAGGAATCATTTACCGAGCTATGGGGATTCCCGTAGAAATGTTTACCGTAATGTTCGCATTAGGGCGTTTACCGGGTTGGATTGCTCAATGGAGAGAAATGAGATTGAATAAAGAACCTATAGGTAGACCAAGACAAGTTTATGTTGGTGAAAATCTTCGCTCTTTTGTGAGTATTGAGAAACGATAA
- a CDS encoding N-Dimethylarginine dimethylaminohydrolase — MITFEKLQLIEAFFLTFYMLKLNITNETSRLRAVVLGTAESVGPIPTLEEAYDPKSIEHILAGTYPEEENMVKELTAVEQVLEKYQVEVFRPKVIQDYNQIFARDIAFVVDDFFIKSNILPDRDRELDAIQYVVDQIDKEKIVKLPEECHVEGGDVMPWYDYIFIGTYSNADYAENITARTNIKSVDAITQLFPKKKIKSFDLRKSNTDPFTNALHLDCCFQPVGRDKAIIHENGFLNKKDYQWLVNFFGKENVFEITKDEMYYMNSNIFSISEDIVISEKNFMRLNKWLRNNGITVEEVPYAEIAKQEGLLRCSTMPLIRD; from the coding sequence TTGATTACTTTTGAAAAGCTTCAATTAATTGAAGCTTTTTTTTTGACCTTTTATATGCTGAAATTAAATATTACCAACGAAACATCGAGATTGAGGGCAGTGGTTTTAGGAACTGCGGAAAGTGTTGGACCAATCCCGACCTTAGAAGAAGCTTATGATCCTAAGTCAATTGAGCATATTTTGGCGGGTACCTACCCCGAAGAAGAAAATATGGTCAAAGAGTTGACTGCAGTAGAGCAAGTATTGGAAAAATACCAAGTTGAGGTTTTTAGACCGAAAGTCATTCAGGATTATAACCAGATTTTTGCGAGGGATATTGCTTTTGTGGTAGATGACTTTTTTATAAAATCGAACATTTTGCCAGATAGAGATCGTGAGTTAGATGCGATACAATATGTGGTAGACCAAATCGATAAGGAAAAAATTGTAAAGCTTCCAGAAGAATGTCATGTAGAAGGAGGGGACGTCATGCCTTGGTATGATTATATATTTATTGGCACCTATAGTAATGCCGACTATGCCGAAAATATTACCGCAAGGACCAATATTAAGTCGGTAGATGCCATTACGCAACTATTTCCTAAGAAAAAAATTAAATCTTTCGATTTACGAAAGTCTAATACCGATCCATTTACAAACGCTCTTCATTTAGATTGTTGCTTTCAACCAGTCGGCAGAGATAAGGCAATAATCCATGAGAATGGATTCCTAAATAAGAAAGATTATCAATGGCTTGTCAATTTCTTTGGAAAGGAAAACGTTTTTGAAATCACCAAGGATGAAATGTACTATATGAATAGTAACATCTTTTCAATATCCGAAGATATCGTGATTTCAGAGAAAAACTTCATGCGCCTAAATAAATGGTTAAGAAATAATGGAATTACTGTGGAAGAAGTGCCATACGCAGAAATTGCTAAACAAGAAGGCCTTTTACGTTGCAGTACTATGCCCTTAATCAGAGACTAA